The Pochonia chlamydosporia 170 chromosome 1, whole genome shotgun sequence genome window below encodes:
- a CDS encoding spherulin-1B precursor (similar to Aspergillus flavus NRRL3357 XP_002376319.1), with product MDHMSSSHSQHTKLNSNKLSLTYASFIVPFTNNMIPKTLSCSITALAAFLSTTAAAPQNKVKSSVSELSLTAQLEIADSVADQYPLLPNDESFVFDYNKNGTGMASKKTFPALVGTGASMAIAEIGPCGMASLHIHPRAAELFVVISGRVHTEMVPEAGVVNANGTQRVVRTELGPNMMTVFPKGSFHTQMNPDCKPALIVASFPSEDPGVGLVAPQTFALNDDAVAATFGQSIAGEDIDRVRKAIPQGAIFKVEQCLKKCGIKKRQV from the exons ATGGACCATATGTCTTCTTCCCATTCTCAGCATACCAAGTTGAATAGCAACAAGCTTTCACTCACATACGCATCTTTCATTGTCCctttcaccaacaacatgattCCCAAAACTCTTTCTTGCTCTATAACTGCCCTTGCAGCATTCCTTTCCACCACCGCAGCAGCACCCCAAAACAAGGTCAAGAGCTCTGTTTCCGAGTTAAGCCTAACAGCTCAACTAGAAATTGCAGACAG TGTGGCCGATCAATACCCGCTTCTCCCCAACGACGAAAGCTTTGTGTTTGACTACAACAAAAATGGAACAGGCATGGCAAGCAAGAAGACCTTTCCTGCACTTGTAGGCACAGGAGCCAGCATGGCAATCGCAGAAATCGGGC CTTGCGGAATGGCCTCCCTCCACATCCATCCCCGGGCCGCGGAGCTCTTTGTCGTCATCTCCGGCCGAGTTCATACTGAAATGGTTCCAGAGGCTGGTGTGGTCAATGCAAATGGCACCCAGAGAGTCGTTCGCACCGAGCTGGGTCCCAATATGATGACCGTGTTTCCAAAGGGTTCATTCCACACTCAAATGAATCCAGACTGCAAGCCGGCACTTATCGTCGCGTCTTTCCCATCTGAAGATCCAGGTGTGGGCTTGGTGGCCCCTCAGACCTTTGCTCTGAACGACGATGCTGTTGCCGCCACTTTTGGTCAGAGTATTGCTGGCGAAGATATAGATAGAGTGAGGAAGGCCATCCCCCAGGGTGCCATCTTCAAGGTTGAGCAGTGTCTCAAGAAGTGTGGCATCAAGAAGAGACAGGTGTAA